In Zunongwangia profunda SM-A87, the following proteins share a genomic window:
- the mutY gene encoding A/G-specific adenine glycosylase gives MNFSKTLINWYLKSRRELPWRETTNPYNIWLSEIMLQQTRIEQGLPYYNKFIAEFPSVFDLADASQDKVMKLWQGLGYYSRARNLHATAKHVAYELNGEFPKDYNGLLKLKGVGDYTASAIASISYKEPVAVVDGNVYRVLSRYFNIDTPINSTEGVKEFKALAMELLDKKDPSNFNQALMEFGALQCKPKNPLCDSCPFNTSCLALKEDKIGDLPVKIKKGKIKNRYFNYMVFSSEENKTLLQQRKGKGIWYGLYEFPLIETKSDIQEAKIIEENNEFQHLMEAKNPSVSLYNDQPIIHKLSHQHIYARFWLVDVQKLPKGGISAEKVKEYPVPVLIQNFLNEIDIENL, from the coding sequence ATGAATTTTTCTAAAACTTTGATTAACTGGTACTTAAAATCCAGACGTGAGCTGCCCTGGCGCGAAACCACTAATCCTTATAATATTTGGCTTAGTGAAATCATGCTTCAGCAAACGCGAATAGAGCAGGGGTTACCTTATTATAACAAATTTATAGCGGAATTTCCAAGTGTTTTTGATCTTGCTGATGCTTCCCAGGATAAAGTGATGAAATTGTGGCAGGGACTGGGGTATTATTCCAGGGCAAGAAACCTTCATGCTACTGCAAAGCACGTAGCTTATGAACTTAACGGTGAATTTCCCAAGGATTATAATGGACTTTTAAAATTAAAGGGAGTAGGCGACTATACGGCCAGTGCCATAGCTTCGATAAGTTATAAAGAACCTGTTGCGGTGGTAGATGGGAATGTATATAGAGTGCTTTCACGATATTTTAATATAGACACTCCTATTAATAGTACTGAAGGTGTAAAAGAATTTAAAGCTTTAGCGATGGAGCTTTTGGATAAAAAAGATCCGTCGAATTTCAATCAGGCTTTAATGGAGTTTGGCGCGCTGCAGTGTAAGCCTAAAAATCCACTTTGCGATTCCTGTCCTTTTAATACTAGTTGTTTAGCATTAAAGGAAGATAAGATTGGTGATTTGCCGGTTAAGATCAAGAAAGGTAAAATTAAAAATCGATATTTTAATTATATGGTTTTCTCTTCGGAAGAAAATAAAACGCTGCTACAACAAAGAAAGGGCAAGGGAATATGGTATGGTTTGTACGAGTTTCCTTTAATTGAAACCAAATCTGATATTCAGGAAGCAAAAATTATTGAAGAGAATAATGAATTTCAGCATTTAATGGAAGCAAAAAATCCTTCAGTGAGTCTTTATAACGATCAGCCTATTATCCATAAATTGTCACATCAACATATTTACGCACGTTTTTGGCTTGTAGATGTGCAAAAGCTGCCCAAAGGAGGAATTTCCGCAGAAAAAGTAAAAGAATATCCCGTGCCGGTGTTAATTCAGAATTTTCTTAATGAAATTGACATAGAAAACTTGTAA
- a CDS encoding YciE/YciF ferroxidase family protein — MENLQDLFKHQLKDLYSAETQLIKALPKMVKAAKNEKLKKAFQDHLEETKEHKERLSEICKELGIKPTGETCKAMKGLIEEAEDFLKEKTTDEVNDAGIIADAQRIEHYEISGYGTVVRYAKELGYKELASKLQKTLDQEYNADNTLDKLAEKRLNKKAVE, encoded by the coding sequence ATGGAAAATTTACAAGATTTATTCAAACACCAGCTAAAGGACCTATACAGTGCTGAGACGCAACTCATCAAAGCGCTTCCTAAAATGGTTAAAGCGGCTAAAAATGAAAAGCTTAAGAAAGCTTTTCAGGATCATTTAGAAGAAACCAAAGAACATAAGGAGCGCTTATCAGAAATTTGCAAAGAATTAGGTATTAAACCAACCGGTGAAACCTGCAAAGCGATGAAAGGTCTTATTGAAGAGGCTGAAGACTTTCTAAAAGAAAAAACTACAGATGAAGTTAATGATGCCGGCATCATTGCAGATGCACAGCGAATTGAACATTATGAGATTTCTGGCTACGGAACAGTGGTTCGCTACGCCAAGGAATTAGGCTATAAAGAGCTTGCGAGCAAACTCCAGAAAACTCTTGATCAAGAGTACAACGCCGATAATACACTAGATAAACTGGCTGAAAAAAGGTTAAATAAAAAAGCAGTAGAATAA
- a CDS encoding cupin-like domain-containing protein, translated as MKYGGLQLAEIPRVKRISKEDFVKNYVRPQKPVVIENLIEDWPAFEKWNLDYIKEIAGEKVVPLYDDRPITSEFKFNQPHAEMKMADYIDLLKSKPTNYRIFLYHLMKEVPALQNDFMFPDFGLRMIKQLPMLFFGGKNSKVFMHYDIDFANILHFHFHGKKQCIIYPPSESKYLYKVPHALISREDIDFTAPDLERFPALKKAKGFVTELNHGETLYMPEGYWHQMTYLTAGFSMSLRATPRTFLNFSKAVYNLVIMRNFDNYMRKWRGQKWIDYKNEKAIENTEKFI; from the coding sequence ATGAAGTACGGAGGTTTGCAGTTGGCAGAAATTCCAAGAGTAAAGAGAATTTCCAAAGAAGATTTTGTGAAAAATTATGTTCGGCCACAAAAGCCAGTTGTTATTGAAAATTTAATAGAGGACTGGCCGGCATTTGAAAAATGGAATCTGGATTATATTAAAGAAATCGCCGGAGAAAAAGTAGTGCCGCTGTACGATGATCGTCCTATAACTTCAGAATTTAAATTTAACCAACCGCACGCTGAGATGAAGATGGCAGATTATATCGATCTGCTTAAATCAAAACCTACGAATTACAGGATTTTTCTTTATCATTTAATGAAAGAAGTCCCTGCTTTACAAAACGATTTTATGTTTCCGGATTTTGGATTACGCATGATTAAGCAACTACCTATGTTGTTTTTTGGCGGTAAAAATTCGAAGGTTTTTATGCATTATGATATTGATTTTGCAAATATCCTTCATTTTCATTTTCATGGTAAGAAGCAGTGTATTATTTACCCACCTTCAGAAAGTAAATACCTTTATAAAGTTCCGCATGCTTTAATATCCAGGGAAGATATAGATTTTACAGCTCCTGACTTGGAAAGATTTCCGGCGTTGAAAAAGGCTAAAGGTTTTGTGACTGAACTAAATCACGGGGAAACGCTGTATATGCCAGAAGGCTATTGGCACCAAATGACTTATTTAACGGCTGGTTTTTCGATGAGTTTAAGGGCGACGCCACGTACCTTTTTAAACTTTTCGAAAGCTGTTTATAATCTTGTAATTATGCGTAATTTTGATAATTATATGCGCAAATGGCGGGGGCAAAAATGGATTGATTACAAGAATGAGAAGGCCATAGAAAATACAGAAAAATTTATCTAG
- a CDS encoding FUSC family protein, translated as MKIPLNHRLSASEVIYLIKCVLGTITCYALYASFPEYPFYWSIISCLLVFSQENDRELALNRIKANFLGSFVGLAVYFLPIPQVVMFCLGVALTISLGIFLKIEPTIRSALAAVIIVIINEDKADTAWVVALQRAGCVLLGCLIALTISMFFNRLYKAFFNRPV; from the coding sequence ATGAAAATCCCATTAAATCATAGGCTTTCTGCTTCAGAAGTCATTTACCTTATAAAATGCGTTCTTGGGACGATCACCTGCTATGCTTTATATGCATCTTTTCCAGAATATCCATTTTATTGGAGTATTATTTCCTGTTTACTGGTTTTTTCACAGGAAAATGACCGTGAATTGGCTTTAAATAGGATTAAAGCTAATTTTTTAGGAAGTTTTGTGGGGCTTGCAGTATATTTTTTGCCTATTCCTCAGGTTGTGATGTTCTGTTTAGGTGTGGCGTTAACCATTTCGTTGGGTATTTTTCTAAAAATAGAACCCACTATACGATCTGCACTGGCCGCAGTTATTATTGTAATAATTAATGAGGATAAAGCAGATACCGCCTGGGTTGTTGCTTTGCAGAGAGCTGGCTGTGTGCTGCTGGGTTGTTTAATTGCCCTTACAATTTCCATGTTTTTTAACAGGCTTTATAAAGCTTTTTTTAATCGTCCGGTTTAA
- a CDS encoding HU family DNA-binding protein, which produces MTKADIVANISEKLGMEKGDVQATIETFMEEVKSSLESGDNVYLRGFGSFVVKTRAEKTGRNISKNTTIKIPAHNIPAFKPAKIFVEGVKSNVDVK; this is translated from the coding sequence ATGACGAAAGCAGATATCGTAGCGAATATTTCGGAGAAATTAGGAATGGAAAAAGGTGATGTACAAGCTACAATAGAGACCTTTATGGAAGAGGTAAAATCTTCTTTAGAAAGTGGAGACAATGTTTATTTAAGAGGCTTTGGAAGCTTTGTTGTAAAAACAAGAGCTGAAAAAACAGGAAGAAACATTTCTAAAAACACAACTATTAAAATACCAGCTCACAACATTCCAGCGTTTAAGCCGGCGAAAATTTTCGTAGAGGGTGTAAAGAGTAATGTAGATGTAAAATAA
- a CDS encoding Rne/Rng family ribonuclease, whose translation MDKELIIRSESSAVDFALLKDGKLIELNKDEDDNNFNVGDIMIAKIRKAVPGLNAAFVNVGYTKDGFLHYHDLGPQVSSLLKFIKRVSTGKLKDYSLKNFTFEKDIDKNGSITDVLKSNQSLLVQIVKEPISTKGPRISSELSLPGRYIVLVPFSNRISVSQKIESKEEKDRLKRLVKSIKPKGFGVIVRTVAEGKKVAELDKDLQNLMGRWTAMCKKLYKPHYPSKVLGELHRASSLLRDVFNDTFTSITVDDETLYTQIKDYVSEIAPSKESIVKLHQSNVPIFEKFGIERQIKTSFGRTVSMSKGAYLVIEHTEAMHVIDVNSGNRSNKSKNQEDTALEVNLISATEIARQLRLRDMGGIIVVDFIDMGKAENRKTLFDHLKQEMSDDRAKHKILPPSKFGLIQITRQRVRPEMNIKTREENPNGDGEIEAPIILIQKIKADLERLIKKNHKKITLSTHPFISAFLTKGFPSPRSQWFFDHKRWVKIIPRDAYTYLEYHFHDKDGKVIR comes from the coding sequence GTGGACAAAGAATTAATTATACGGTCCGAATCCTCTGCTGTAGATTTTGCCTTATTAAAAGATGGAAAACTTATTGAACTCAACAAGGATGAAGACGACAACAATTTTAATGTTGGCGATATCATGATCGCCAAGATTAGAAAAGCTGTCCCCGGGTTAAATGCCGCATTTGTGAATGTTGGCTATACCAAAGATGGTTTTTTACACTATCACGATCTGGGCCCTCAGGTTTCATCCTTGCTAAAGTTCATAAAACGTGTAAGCACAGGTAAACTAAAAGATTATTCCTTAAAGAATTTTACTTTTGAAAAAGATATAGACAAAAATGGTAGTATTACCGATGTCTTAAAATCAAATCAGTCGCTACTGGTTCAAATCGTAAAAGAGCCAATATCCACCAAAGGTCCACGCATTAGCAGTGAATTATCCTTACCAGGAAGATATATCGTTCTAGTCCCTTTTTCTAACCGAATTTCGGTCTCTCAAAAGATCGAAAGCAAAGAAGAAAAAGATCGCTTAAAACGGCTTGTAAAAAGCATTAAACCTAAAGGTTTTGGCGTTATCGTAAGAACCGTAGCCGAAGGCAAAAAAGTAGCAGAGCTGGACAAAGACCTCCAAAATTTGATGGGTCGTTGGACAGCGATGTGTAAAAAATTGTATAAGCCTCATTATCCTTCAAAAGTTTTAGGAGAATTACATCGTGCATCTTCTTTATTAAGAGATGTATTTAACGACACTTTTACTTCTATTACAGTAGATGATGAGACACTTTACACACAAATTAAAGACTATGTGAGCGAAATCGCTCCTAGCAAAGAATCAATTGTAAAATTACATCAGTCCAATGTTCCAATTTTTGAAAAGTTCGGTATCGAAAGACAAATAAAAACTTCCTTTGGGCGCACTGTATCGATGAGTAAAGGCGCCTACCTGGTTATAGAGCATACAGAGGCCATGCACGTTATAGACGTGAACAGTGGTAATCGTTCTAACAAATCCAAAAACCAGGAAGATACGGCTTTAGAGGTTAATTTAATTAGTGCTACAGAAATCGCGCGCCAGTTAAGACTTCGCGACATGGGCGGCATTATTGTAGTCGATTTTATCGATATGGGGAAAGCTGAAAACCGCAAAACCCTTTTCGATCACCTTAAACAGGAAATGAGTGATGATCGTGCCAAGCACAAGATTCTCCCTCCCAGTAAATTTGGACTTATACAAATTACAAGACAACGCGTACGGCCAGAAATGAATATTAAGACCCGTGAGGAAAACCCAAACGGCGATGGTGAGATTGAGGCACCAATTATCTTAATACAAAAAATTAAAGCCGATTTAGAGCGCCTGATCAAGAAAAATCATAAAAAGATCACGCTATCAACGCACCCATTTATTTCAGCCTTTTTAACTAAAGGCTTTCCATCTCCCAGATCACAGTGGTTTTTTGACCATAAGCGATGGGTTAAAATTATACCAAGAGATGCTTACACGTATTTAGAATACCACTTTCACGATAAAGACGGGAAAGTGATACGATAA
- the bioB gene encoding biotin synthase BioB — protein sequence MATRHNWTKEEILEIYNKPLMELLYEAATVHRKHHDPNTVQVSTLLSIKTGGCPEDCGYCPQAARYHTDIAGNDLMSVSHVKAQALRAKSAGSSRVCMGAAWRNVKDGPEFDNVLEMVRTINKLDMEVCCTLGMLTENQAQRLAEAGLYAYNHNLDTSEEYYKEVISTRGFEDRLETIDNVRKTNVTVCSGGIIGMGEKEEDRAGMLVALSTLNPQPESVPINALVPVEGTPMEEQAPVSIWEMVRMVATTRIVMPETQVRLSAGRTQMSREGQAMCFFAGANSIFAGDKLLTTPNPDVSEDMQMFKALGLNPQKPFTKKSKPETVEATDSKYNSLGEKPKWSRPGHIIERNKVTEEKQKAKAKA from the coding sequence ATGGCGACAAGACATAACTGGACCAAAGAAGAAATCTTAGAGATTTACAATAAACCTTTAATGGAACTGCTTTACGAAGCAGCAACGGTTCATAGGAAACATCATGATCCTAATACTGTACAGGTTTCTACCTTACTTTCTATAAAAACCGGAGGCTGTCCTGAAGATTGTGGCTATTGCCCCCAGGCAGCTCGTTATCATACCGATATTGCAGGGAATGACCTTATGAGTGTGAGTCATGTTAAAGCACAGGCTTTACGTGCAAAATCTGCCGGTAGTTCCCGTGTTTGTATGGGGGCGGCCTGGAGAAATGTAAAAGACGGGCCAGAGTTTGATAATGTGCTGGAAATGGTACGTACCATTAATAAACTTGATATGGAAGTTTGTTGTACATTGGGAATGCTTACCGAAAACCAGGCACAGCGATTAGCAGAAGCTGGCTTGTATGCTTATAATCATAATTTAGATACCTCAGAAGAGTATTATAAAGAAGTAATTTCTACCCGTGGTTTTGAAGATCGCCTAGAAACGATAGATAATGTTCGAAAAACCAATGTTACTGTTTGTAGTGGTGGTATTATTGGGATGGGAGAGAAAGAAGAGGATCGTGCCGGGATGTTAGTAGCGCTTTCAACTTTAAATCCGCAGCCAGAGTCTGTACCAATTAATGCGCTGGTACCGGTTGAAGGTACACCAATGGAAGAACAAGCGCCGGTTTCTATATGGGAAATGGTAAGAATGGTAGCCACTACTAGAATTGTAATGCCAGAAACGCAGGTGAGATTATCTGCAGGGCGTACACAGATGAGTAGAGAAGGGCAGGCGATGTGTTTCTTTGCGGGGGCAAATTCAATTTTTGCCGGTGATAAATTATTAACTACACCAAACCCAGATGTTAGTGAAGATATGCAAATGTTCAAGGCTTTAGGCTTAAATCCTCAAAAACCATTCACTAAAAAATCGAAACCAGAAACAGTAGAAGCTACAGATTCTAAATATAATTCGCTTGGAGAAAAACCAAAGTGGTCCAGACCGGGGCATATCATAGAGCGAAACAAAGTAACCGAAGAAAAACAAAAGGCAAAAGCCAAAGCTTAA
- a CDS encoding beta-ketoacyl synthase N-terminal-like domain-containing protein, with the protein MSTKNVPPSGGRGIKNPIYIASTASISPLGEDHKEIWEAYKSNHHFIQKYDFEGEEAFAAFLPEKLSAEIEKLRTESTHYRKLDLSVLFAIYTSRQAIKRAGWESEKSIGINIGSSRGATGLFEKFHAEFIKNRVASTQASPATTLGNISSWVGQDLENDGIHFSHSVTCSTGLHSILNAVAWLQSGLAEKFIAGGSEAALTPFTIAQMKALKTYAIEDLAYPCQALNLDKYRNSMVLGEGAGLLCLETSFSSKALAKITGIGYSAEKLKHSVSISEDGKCIQNAMKMAMGELDPTEVDAVVMHAPGTIKGDLGEVNAIKAVFGENLPAMTSNKWKIGHTFATSGILNLELAMLMLKHQEFVSVPFSDISKKPMRLQHILVNAVGFGGNAVSILISKP; encoded by the coding sequence ATGTCAACTAAAAATGTTCCCCCTTCGGGGGGCAGGGGGATTAAAAATCCAATTTATATCGCTTCCACAGCTTCTATTTCTCCCTTAGGGGAAGATCATAAGGAAATTTGGGAAGCTTATAAAAGCAATCATCATTTTATACAAAAGTATGATTTTGAAGGCGAAGAAGCTTTTGCGGCTTTTCTGCCAGAAAAATTGAGCGCGGAAATTGAGAAATTAAGAACCGAATCTACACATTATCGAAAGCTCGATCTTTCGGTATTATTTGCGATTTATACGTCGAGACAGGCGATAAAACGCGCCGGTTGGGAGAGTGAAAAAAGTATCGGCATCAATATCGGAAGCTCCCGTGGGGCAACTGGTCTCTTTGAAAAATTTCATGCTGAATTTATCAAAAATAGGGTAGCATCTACACAGGCTTCGCCGGCAACGACGCTAGGGAATATTTCATCCTGGGTGGGACAGGATTTGGAGAATGATGGCATTCATTTTTCACATAGTGTAACCTGTTCTACTGGCTTACATTCCATTTTGAATGCTGTTGCGTGGCTGCAATCTGGTTTGGCAGAAAAATTTATTGCCGGAGGAAGTGAAGCGGCTTTAACTCCGTTTACAATTGCACAAATGAAAGCGCTTAAGACGTATGCTATAGAAGATTTAGCATATCCCTGCCAGGCTTTGAATCTAGATAAGTATCGAAACTCTATGGTTTTGGGAGAAGGTGCCGGATTACTGTGTCTGGAAACTTCATTTTCATCAAAAGCACTTGCTAAAATTACCGGGATAGGTTATTCTGCAGAAAAACTAAAGCATAGCGTTTCCATTTCTGAAGATGGAAAATGTATACAAAATGCAATGAAAATGGCTATGGGAGAATTAGATCCTACTGAAGTTGATGCGGTGGTTATGCATGCTCCAGGTACCATAAAAGGAGATTTGGGGGAGGTAAATGCGATAAAAGCTGTTTTTGGGGAAAATTTACCGGCGATGACTTCTAATAAATGGAAAATTGGACATACGTTTGCAACTTCGGGAATCCTGAATCTGGAATTGGCAATGTTAATGCTGAAGCATCAGGAGTTTGTTTCGGTTCCTTTTTCCGATATTAGTAAAAAACCTATGCGATTACAGCATATTTTGGTAAATGCGGTAGGTTTTGGCGGTAATGCCGTTTCTATTTTAATAAGTAAACCCTAA
- the bioA gene encoding adenosylmethionine--8-amino-7-oxononanoate transaminase codes for MEDKLNLAERDKKHLWHPLTQHKIAGDALGITKAKGARLYDENGKEYIDGISSWYTCVYGHCNDFITDRVAMQMKNLDQVVFSGFTHLPAVELSEALIKILPEGQQKMFFNDNGSTATEIGIKMALQYHHNLGNDRKVMLAFEEGFHGDTFGAMSVSGLSVYNGAFQDHFIAVKRIPVPKGENNAEVLELLKQLIKENNIAGFIYEPLVQGAAAMKIHDADGLNQILKVCKENDIVCVADEVMTGFGKTGKYFASDYIEIKPDIVCMSKALTAGLLPMGLTSCTQKIYNAFYSEDIAKGLFHGHTYSANPLACAAALAGVELLVSPEMQNNIKRIENLHQIFAAKIKEHPKVTNIRHLGIIFAFDLDVEMERYGNVRNQLFEYFMENGVYLRPLGNTIYITAPYITSDKEMQKIYDTIEGVFDRF; via the coding sequence ATGGAAGATAAGTTAAATTTAGCTGAACGAGATAAAAAGCACCTTTGGCATCCGCTTACCCAACATAAAATTGCCGGTGATGCTTTAGGGATTACAAAAGCCAAAGGAGCCCGGTTATACGATGAAAATGGGAAGGAATATATCGACGGAATTTCGTCCTGGTATACTTGTGTTTATGGCCATTGCAACGATTTCATTACAGATCGCGTGGCCATGCAAATGAAGAATTTGGATCAGGTGGTATTTAGCGGATTTACGCATCTGCCGGCGGTCGAACTTTCTGAAGCTTTGATAAAGATTTTACCTGAGGGCCAGCAAAAAATGTTCTTTAATGACAATGGCTCTACAGCAACCGAGATCGGTATTAAAATGGCCTTGCAATATCATCATAATCTAGGGAATGATCGTAAAGTGATGCTGGCTTTTGAAGAAGGTTTCCATGGCGATACTTTTGGAGCGATGTCTGTTTCTGGACTATCGGTTTATAATGGTGCTTTCCAGGACCATTTTATTGCCGTGAAACGCATTCCAGTCCCCAAAGGAGAGAATAATGCAGAAGTTTTAGAGCTGCTAAAACAACTCATTAAAGAAAATAATATCGCAGGATTTATTTATGAACCTCTAGTTCAGGGAGCGGCAGCAATGAAAATTCATGATGCAGATGGGCTAAATCAAATCCTGAAAGTTTGTAAAGAAAATGATATTGTATGTGTTGCTGATGAGGTGATGACGGGTTTTGGAAAGACAGGAAAATATTTTGCTTCAGATTATATCGAAATCAAGCCTGATATTGTTTGCATGTCTAAAGCACTTACGGCAGGTTTGTTACCTATGGGGTTGACCAGCTGTACGCAAAAAATCTATAATGCTTTTTATTCTGAAGATATTGCAAAGGGATTGTTTCATGGGCATACTTATAGTGCAAACCCTTTAGCTTGTGCTGCTGCTTTAGCCGGAGTTGAATTGTTGGTCTCTCCAGAGATGCAGAATAATATTAAACGGATTGAAAATCTACATCAGATTTTTGCTGCTAAAATAAAAGAGCATCCAAAGGTGACTAATATTAGGCATTTGGGGATCATCTTTGCATTCGATCTTGATGTAGAAATGGAACGTTATGGCAATGTGAGAAATCAACTTTTTGAATATTTTATGGAAAATGGCGTTTATCTGCGTCCCCTTGGAAATACCATTTATATCACCGCACCTTATATCACTTCAGATAAAGAAATGCAGAAGATTTACGATACGATTGAAGGGGTTTTTGACAGATTTTAA
- a CDS encoding regulatory protein RecX, with translation MKSSSIKTYTVKEATIKLMQFCAYRERTHNEVEEKLKSMNMIPEAQEQIIMHLMQENFLNEERFAKSFARGKFRIKKWGKRRIINELKIRGISPRNIQTGLKEISETDYMATFHEISEKKWRTLKETSVIKKKKKLADYLQYRGWENHLIFEKANELVKPDD, from the coding sequence ATGAAATCATCTTCAATAAAAACCTACACCGTAAAAGAGGCTACCATAAAGCTCATGCAATTCTGCGCCTATCGGGAGAGGACCCACAATGAAGTTGAAGAGAAGCTGAAAAGCATGAATATGATTCCTGAAGCACAGGAACAAATTATTATGCACTTGATGCAGGAAAACTTTCTTAATGAAGAACGTTTTGCTAAAAGTTTTGCCCGAGGAAAATTCAGGATTAAAAAATGGGGAAAACGCAGAATTATAAATGAACTCAAAATTCGCGGAATTTCACCCAGAAATATTCAAACCGGACTTAAAGAAATTTCCGAAACTGATTATATGGCTACTTTTCACGAAATATCAGAAAAAAAATGGAGAACCTTAAAGGAGACTTCAGTAATTAAAAAGAAAAAAAAGTTAGCCGATTATTTACAATATCGCGGCTGGGAGAATCATTTAATTTTTGAAAAAGCTAATGAACTCGTTAAACCGGACGATTAA
- a CDS encoding cupin-like domain-containing protein, giving the protein MKLDLQEVPRVKGISKEEFQQEYFIPQRPVIFEDLAKTWPAYQNWSFDYFRKKAGDIVVPLYDSTPAKGRQNSHGAAKKLPIDEYFDILEKGPSDLRMFFFNLLQNCPELLEDIEYPDLGVKFFKKLPVLFVGGEGSSVVMHYDMDLANNFHFNFAGKKRVLLYPPDQTKYLYKVPHSIVSMEIINMDNPDFDTYPALAKAKGVEAFLGHGEGLFMPSKWWHFIKYETPSLSLTLRSFPRSPGKVLEVLNNLLFMRNYDNLMRKIKGQDWIDYKNKKAIKNTHKWANIE; this is encoded by the coding sequence ATGAAACTTGATCTTCAGGAAGTGCCAAGGGTGAAGGGAATTTCTAAAGAGGAATTTCAACAGGAATATTTTATTCCGCAGCGACCGGTAATTTTTGAAGATCTGGCTAAAACCTGGCCCGCTTATCAAAACTGGAGTTTTGATTATTTTAGAAAGAAAGCCGGCGATATCGTAGTACCTCTGTATGATAGTACTCCGGCAAAAGGGAGACAAAATTCACATGGCGCTGCCAAGAAGTTACCGATTGATGAATATTTTGATATTCTGGAAAAGGGACCTTCAGATCTACGGATGTTCTTTTTTAATCTTTTACAAAATTGTCCGGAACTTTTAGAGGATATTGAATATCCAGATCTTGGAGTGAAGTTCTTTAAAAAGCTGCCGGTTTTATTTGTAGGAGGAGAAGGTTCTAGCGTAGTAATGCATTACGATATGGATTTGGCCAATAATTTTCATTTTAATTTTGCGGGGAAAAAGCGGGTATTATTATATCCTCCAGATCAAACTAAATATCTTTATAAAGTTCCACACTCCATCGTGAGTATGGAAATTATTAATATGGATAACCCAGATTTTGATACCTATCCGGCACTGGCAAAAGCAAAAGGTGTAGAGGCTTTTCTTGGGCATGGGGAAGGTTTGTTTATGCCTAGCAAATGGTGGCACTTTATAAAATATGAAACGCCAAGTTTATCACTCACTTTAAGATCGTTCCCAAGGTCGCCCGGTAAGGTTTTAGAGGTTTTAAATAATCTTTTGTTTATGCGCAATTATGACAATTTAATGCGTAAGATTAAGGGGCAGGACTGGATAGATTATAAGAATAAAAAAGCAATAAAAAATACCCATAAATGGGCTAATATCGAGTAA